ATTTGGTGGTAAGGTTGTTGTTCTAGGAGGTGATTTCAGACAGATACTTCCGGTGATTTCGAAAGAAAGTAGACATGATATATTGGCATCCGCTATTAACTCATCTCATCTGTGGTCATTTTGTAAGGTTCTGAAACTGCATACGAATATGAGGCTTCTAATGTCTTCTTCGGATCAAGATGAAGGTGAAATGAAGAGATTTGCTAATTGGATACTTGATGTTGGAAATGGAAATATTGGCTCTGTTATTGGTGATGAATCAGAAGTTGAAATTCCAGATGATCTATTGATTACAACTACTGATGACCCTCTCTCTCATTTGGTAGACTTTGCATATCCAAATTGTTGTAAAACATGTCAGATTACAGGTATTTTCAGAGTAGGGCAATTCTTGCACCCACGCTTGAGAGTGTCGAGAAGGTAAACGATTTTGTCTTGACAATCTTTCCGGGGATGGAAAAGGAGTATTTGAGCTCTGACACAACATGCCAAGCTGATGAGAATGAAGATGTACAACAAGAGTGGTTCACACCAGAGTTCCTAAATGACATCAAATGTTCGGGACTACCCAATCACAAGTTGACTTTGAAGTCAGGAGTTGCTGTAATGCTATTGCGAAACATAGACCGGACTTCAGGTTTATGCAACGGGACAAGATTAATAGTTAACGAACTTGGCAGCAATGTAATTGGAGCGACGGTAGTGACCGGTagaaatattgaaaataaagtgtacattccaagaatgaacttgatcccttCAGATTCAGGATTGCCATTTAAGTTCCAACGGAGACAATTTTCATTAACAGTATGCTTTGCAATGACCATTAACATGAGTCGGGGTCAATCATTATCACATGTACGGCTTTATTTGTCAAAATCAGTGTTCACCCATGGACAACTTTATGTTGCTTTGTCAAGAGTTAAGAGTCACAGTGGCCTCAGGATTTTAATTATAGACGAAGACGGCAATCCaaagtcatcaacaacaaatgtcgtgttcaaagaggttttcaataatatttaggtaagaataatattatttttattttaatagcaTGTTATGATTTACACTTTTGTACAAATNNNNNNNNNNNNNNNNNNNNNNNNNNNNNNNNNNNNNNNNNNNNNNNNNNNNNNNNNNNNNNNNNNNNNNNNNNNNNNNNNNNNNNNNNNNNNNNNNNNNNNNNNNNNNNNNNNNNNNNNNNNNNNNNNNNNNNNNNNNNNNNNNNNNNNNNNNNNNNNNNNNNNNNNNNNNNNNNNNNNNNNNNNNNNNNNNNNNNNNNNNNNNNNNNNNNNNNNNNNNNNNNNNNNNNNNNNNNNNNNNNNNNNNNNNNNNNNNNNNNNNNNNNNNNNNNNNNNNNNNNNNNNNNNNNNNNNNNNNNNNNNNNNNNNNNNNNNNNNNNNNNNNNNNNNNNNNNNNNNNNNNNNNNNNNNNNNNNNNNNNNNNNNNNNNNNNNNNNNNNNNNNNNNNNNNNNNNNNNNNNNNNNNNNNNNNNNNNNNNNNNNNNNNNNNNNNNNNNNNNNNNNNNNNNNNNNNNNNNNNNNNNNNNNNNNNNNNNNNNNNNNNNNNNNNNNNNNNNNNNNNNNNNNNNNNNNNNNNNNNNNNNNNNNNNNNNNNNNNNNNNNNNNNNNNNNNNNNNNNNNNNNNNNNNNNNNNNNNNNNNNNNNNNNNNNNNNNNNNNNNNNNNNNNNNNNNNNNNNNNNNNNNNNNNNNNNNNNNNNNNNNNNNNNNNNNNNNNNNNNNNNNNNNNNNNNNNNNNNNNNNNNNNNNNNNNNNNNNNNNNNNNNNNNNNNNNNNNNNNNNNNNNNNNNNNNNNNNNNNNNNNNNNNNNNNNNNNNNNNNNNNNNNNNNNNNNNNNNNNNNNNNNNNNNNNNNNNNNNNNNNNNNNNNNNNNNNNNNNNNNNNNNNNNNNNNNNNNNNNNNNNNNNNNNNNNNNNNNNNNNNNNNNNNNNNNNNNNNNNNNNNNNNNNNNNNNNNNNNNNNNNNNNNNNNNNNNNNNNNNNNNNNNNNNNNNNNNNNNNNNNNNNNNNNNNNNNNNNNNNNNNNNNNNNNNNNNNNNNNNNNNNNNNNNNNNNNNNNNNNNNNNNNNNNNNNNNNNNNNNNNNNNNNNNNNNNNNNNNNNNNNNNNNNNNNNNNNNNNNNNNNNNNNNNNNNNNNNNNNNNNNNNNNNNNNNNNNNNNNNNNNNNNNNNNNNNNNNNNNNNNNNNNNNNNNNNNNNNNNNNNNNNNNNNNNNNNNNNNNNNNNNNNNNNNNNNNNNNNNNNNNNNNNNNNNNNNNNNNNNNNNNNNNNNNNNNNNNNNNNNNNNNNNNNNNNNNNNNNNNNNNNNNNNNNNNNNNNNNNNNNNNNNNNNNNNNNNNNNNNNNNNNNNNNNNNNNNNNNNNNNNNNNNNNNNNNNNNNNNNNNNNNNNNNNNNNNNNNNNNNNNNNNNNNNNNNNNNNNNNNNNNNNNNNNNNNNNNNNNNNNNNNNNNNNNNNNNNNNNNNNNNNNNNNNNNNNNNNNNNNNNNNNNNNNNNNNNNNNNNNNNNNNNNNNNNNNNNNNNNNNNNNNNNNNNNNNNNNNNNNNNNNNNNNNNNNNNNNNNNNNNNNNNNNNNNNNNNNNNNNNNNNNNNNNNNNNNNNNNNNNNNNNNNNNNNNNNNNNNNNNNNNNNNNNNNNNNNNNNNNNNNNNNNNNNNNNNNNNNNNNNNNNNNNNNNNNNNNNNNNNNNNNNNNNNNNNNNNNNNNNNNNNNNNNNNNNNNNNNNNNNNNNNNNNNNNNNNNNNNNNNNNNNNNNNNNNNNNNNNNNNNNNNNNNNNNNNNNNNNNNNNNNNNNNNNNNNNNNNNNNNNNNNNNNNNNNNNNNNNNNNNNNNNNNNNNNNNNNNNNNNNNNNNNNNNNNNNNNNNNNNNNNNNNNNNNNNNNNNNNNNNNNNNNNNNNNNNNNNNNNNNNNNNNNNNNNNNNNNNNNNNNNNNNNNNNNNNNNNNNNNNNNNNNNNNNNNNNNNNNNNNNNNNNNNNNNNNNNNNNNNNNNNNNNNNNNNNNNNNNNNNNNNNNNNNNNNNNNNNNNNNNNNNNNNNNNNNNNNNNNNNNNNNNNNNNNNNNNNNNNNNNNNNNNNNNNNNNNNNNNNNNNNNNNNNNNNNNNNNNNNNNNNNNNNNNNNNNNNNNNNNNNNNNNNNNNNNNNNNNNNNNNNNNNNNNNNNNNNNNNNNNNNNNNNNNNNNNNNNNNNNNNNNNNNNNNNNNNNNNNNNNNNNNNNNNNNNNNNNNNNNNNNNNNNNNNNNNNNNNNNNNNNNNNNNNNNNNNNNNNNNNNNNNNNNNNNNNNNNNNNNNNNNNNNNNNNNNNNNNNNNNNNNNNNNNNNNNNNNNNNNNNNNNNNNNNNNNNNNNNNNNNNNNNNNNNNNNNNNNNNNNNNNNNNNNNNNNNNNNNNNNNNNNNNNNNNNNNNNNNNNNNNNNNNNNNNNNNNNNNNNNNNNNNNNNNNNNNNNNNNNNNNNNNNNNNNNNNNNNNNNNNNNNNNNNNNNNNNNNNNNNNNNNNNNNNNNNNNNNNNNNNNNNNNNNNNNNNNNNNNNNNNNNNNNNNNNNNNNNNNNNNNNNNNNNNNNNNNNNNNNNNNNNNNNNNNNNNNNNNNNNNNNNNNNNNNNAAAAAAATGTAATActgtttaaattttagaaaaagtataatAAAGTTAATACTATTTAtgatgaaactaaaaaaattatttttaaattaacaaatttctaTATTGCTAATGGACAACAGACGTTtgattagaaaattttatttaaaaatttaaaatttatactagCTAATTagaaaattctattttaaaaattttaaattcgaaTTTCTAATACTAATTTCTAATTAAGTAAGTTTTTaaccatttcaatttttaaatttaaatttttttacttgccacatttataaatttttattattatcttttagaTTGTCTCTTTACAGTAGAATtactttcatctttttctctctttttaagtattttttctaaatttatgtaatttataaggttattaatttttagattgtatttaattttatttatttttattgataaataataggattgatactatttatgacgaaactaataaaaattatttttaaattaacaaattcctATATTCTTAATGAATAACAAacgtttaattaaaaaagtttatttaaaaattgtaaattttCACTAGCTAATTagaaaattctatttaaaaatttgaaatttaaaactctaaTACTAATTCCTAATTAAGTGGCTTCTTAAccgttttgatttttaaatttaaatttttttatttgtcacatttataattttttttctatttacttCGTAtacattgttattttttagattataacAACAGACgtacttttatctttttctctctttttacttATAAGTTGTTCATTTTCAATCTCTTTAACTATAAGTTGAATTTATTGATCGTGAGATTAaacttatatttatttgaaaaaatatgcttttgtaaaaaaatatatattattttttgtaaaatatgtTTACGTAACtaaataaatgagaataaaaaaaaattaaagcagccattgaaaataaaatctgtGCGATTTTACATAGACATAAGAAGACACtaatttcttattctatttggtaagttacatatgagaaaaaattGTAAAACAATTAGTGTCTCAAGTTAAAAATTAGTGTTTCAGCATTTTAGAGAGACACAAAATACATGTTTTTAATGGGTGTTTGTGTACGACTATGTCCTTCATCATTTTTGTCTCAGTAAACAAACACCATATATGTACTCCTGTGTACTCCTGTGTCTATATTTTGATGGACATGTATACCAAAAACAGACGCTATCATATGTGtactactttatttttttaataatataaaaaatttgataataaaaatgtattatgtataaagtatatatatttttaattggttaaaaaatttatttatttgatatttttaggtATATATTGAAAGATGCAAGAAGTCCAAAGAGAAGTAAGattatattgaaaagaaaattgatattaaaagacaaagaaaatacAAAGCAAAGCATAATTCAAGTTagatttcatataaaaaataaattaattattttatcatttttgtttttgggttagaataatatattttttatttggtatttTTAAGTATGTCAGttctatatatttagtttttattgggTATACAAAATAACTAACATGTCATGAGTAGTTTGGCCGAATGAAAGCCcataaaatacaatattttctatatattatttagctattgacaagtaataaattattaatttacattGTCTTCGTAATACGTTACtaaatttgtttatgaaaaaattacagGAAACTACAGAAAATTTAAGTGATAGTTTCAATGGTGTGCATTTTCAATCGGTATTATCGAATATTACAAATAGCATTAATACAGATTTatttttggatgatttttttgGAACTTGCTTATGGAAATGTACATGCactttatgtattttgatttttctattatttattcaattataaaCTTTAAAAACTAATATCTCGAGTTATCTTATTAGGTAATAACCCAACACCATATTGATCAAGGTCTCCAACTACTAATCTACACTCtatagatgaaaaaaaaatgatgttcCAATATTAGTGATATTAGTAATTCGAGTATCACACATGAAGTATATGATAGTCCATGTCATCAGACAAGTCAACAACATCttcaacaaatataaaataatatctaccAGTTACtatgttaatatatttttattacttaaaGACCAaacatttaactttttaattggTCTATTAAAAACAATCATTGGTATAtgctaaataattattatagatTCATTGGAGTACACAAATCGAATTAGATTGCAAAGGGATGTAAGATTGAATAGGAAGACTAtgctacctcaaaagagacatgGTAAGATAAGCATGATAGATTGTAATTATCACAAAGCTAAAATTTtacttcttttatctttaatattaccttcataatatatattcataattcagctgattcaaacatttaacatatattcatttttcttttttataatataaagtaCTTGATGTATTATCTCTAATGATTACAGGAGCAAGtacatttaattcaaatttagataCTAAAGAATTAGAAGAAGTGTGCATAGCTAAAAAAAAGACACATGATACAAAGAGAAACATTTTTGAAGAAATTGACTACAATTCTTTCAACAATTTTTCAAGAAGTTGGGGATATTACTGAAAATATGACTATTTTAGATGATTCTGTGCAAATTTAATACCCAGCCATATTCGATGTTGCTGAGAATACAGGTAATTTAAGAAGTAGCAATATCAGCActttattatttactattgttatgctttttataaacaaaaaattatcgtttagtgttcaagttttaaaattcaaactaagatatggttatatattataatttttgtatttgaacaCTGATTTATTGTAAAACTTAAATCTTGAGGTTGGCACAATGAAATTGTATTATATGATCTCATCTTTTTAATCCATAAATTGCATTCTTCGgtaatcttttataaatattatttgtatacttAACATGGTGAAAGAaaggtatatttttatataaagtatttgtTGCAGATATAACTAAAACAATTTATTATCTTGGTGATTATTAGATGTGATAGATATTGGTGACCCAGAATTTTTTATCGGCATTGCGACGCCATGATGTGGTATGAGGAGAGATCAGAGAAGTCCAAAACATGATCTAATTTTGAGTTCTCAATATGTTGTATGCGAGGGAAGGTACAACTGCCGTTTTGAAGCACTTGATCGGACGCTCAGGAATCTTATGTCAGTTACCGATCAACATAAGACACATCAACCATTTAGTGGTAAGATTGTTGTTCTAGGAGGTGATTTCAAACAGATACTTCCGGTGATTCCGAAAGAAAGTAGACACGATATATTAGCATCCGCTATTAACTCATTCCATCTGTGGTCATTTTGTAAGGTTCTGAAACTGCATACGAATATGAGGCTTCTAATGTCTTATTCGGATCAAGATGAAGGTGAAATGAAGATATTTGCTAATTGGATACTTGATGTTGGAAATGGAAATATTGGCTCTCTTGTTGGTGAtgaattaaaagttaaaattttagatGATCTATTGATTACAACTACTGATGATCCTCTATCCCATTTGGTA
The genomic region above belongs to Arachis duranensis cultivar V14167 chromosome 3, aradu.V14167.gnm2.J7QH, whole genome shotgun sequence and contains:
- the LOC107480911 gene encoding LOW QUALITY PROTEIN: uncharacterized protein LOC107480911 (The sequence of the model RefSeq protein was modified relative to this genomic sequence to represent the inferred CDS: inserted 1 base in 1 codon; substituted 1 base at 1 genomic stop codon): MSVIDQHKTHQPFGGKVVVLGGDFRQILPVISKESRHDILASAINSSHLWSFCKVLKLHTNMRLLMSSSDQDEGEMKRFANWILDVGNGNIGSVIGDESEVEIPDDLLITTTDDPLSHLVDFAYPNXLXNMSDYRYFQSRAILAPTLESVEKVNDFVLTIFPGMEKEYLSSDTTCQADENEDVQQEWFTPEFLNDIKCSGLPNHKLTLKSGVAVMLLRNIDRTSGLCNGTRLIVNELGSNVIGATVVTGRNIENKVYIPRMNLIPSDSGLPFKFQRRQFSLTVCFAMTINMSRGQSLSHVRLYLSKSVFTHGQLYVALSRVKSHSGLRILIIDEDGNPKSSTTNVVFKEVFNNI
- the LOC107480910 gene encoding uncharacterized protein LOC107480910, yielding MRRDQRSPKHDLILSSQYVVCEGRYNCRFEALDRTLRNLMSVTDQHKTHQPFSGKIVVLGGDFKQILPVIPKESRHDILASAINSFHLWSFCKVLKLHTNMRLLMSYSDQDEGEMKIFANWILDVGNGNIGSLVGDELKVKILDDLLITTTDDPLSHLVDFAYPNLLQNMSDYKYFQSRAILAPTLKSVEKVNDFVLTIFPVMEKEYLSSDTTCQADENEDVKQEWFTPEFLNDIKCSGLLNHKLTLKSGVAVMLLRNID